The Aphidius gifuensis isolate YNYX2018 linkage group LG2, ASM1490517v1, whole genome shotgun sequence DNA window TGCTCTTGGACTTGCTATTGGTTGAACTTCTGATGTACTTGCTGGTGCTTCACCACCACCTTGTGCAATTTCACCGACATTTTGATAAACCTCATTGACTGATGGTGTTGGAGTTTCTGATTGTGGTGTAATAATATCTTGTTTATCTTCAAGTGATGTATGACTTTTTAATGACATAACTATTGCTTTTCTTGCTTGTATTATATAAAGAGCATTTAATACATGTTGAAGAGCTTGTTGTTTGGCAACATTACTCtccaatgataatataatacttGACAATGATGGTCgtgatattttatcattaacagaTGAACTATTTGATGAATCAGTTGTATCTTTAAATCCAAGAAATGCTTGACCAAGTGGATCTTTAGCTGTTGTAAATGTAACTGGTTCTTGATTATTTGTAATTGGTTGATCAATCAATAACCAAGCAACACTGTGACTCGAGCCACATGCAACTCTATTAACTTTAATATCTTCAAGTCCATGAACTAATGATGGTTTTCTATTGACAATTGTTGTTCCATTTCCTTGTTGACCATGATCATTATCACCCCAGGCATATACTTGTCCAGTATCAGTTACAGCCAATGAATGTAGTGCTCCAACAGCAACATCTGTTACTTTTTTACCTCGTAAACCTTCGATAATTGTTGGTTTTCTAACATGTTGATCATTACCATGACCAAGACGATAATAATCACCTTTTCCCCATGTCCAAACTTCACCATATTTAGTTAATGCCAATGAAAATTGTGCACCACATTCAATTCGTACAACACCAAGTCCATTTAATCGATCAACAAGAAGTGGTGTATAACATCCTCCACTTCCACCTCTTCCAAGTTTACCAAAATCACCATCACCCCATGAATAAACTGAGCCATCTTCAGTTAATGCAAGTGTTTGTGCATCTTTACTACCACATGCAACTTGTATGACTCTTTGGCCAATCAATGCCTCAACTAGCTTTGGTTTTAATTGTGTTGCAGTATCACCATGACCAAGACGACCATATTCACCAAGTCCCCATGTATACAATTGTCCGTTACTTGATATTGCAGCAGAATGACTAGATCCACAAGCAATATCACGAattctttttgatttaaatgcCTCAATTAAACGTGGTTTATCCAATGACAGTCTATTGCCATGTCCAAGCTTACCATCTTCACCCTCACCCCATGAAAATACTTTACTGTCTTGTGTCAATGCAAGAGCATATGTACCACCCGAATGAACagcaacttttttaataacatattGACTTAAAAATGGTATTAATTTTGGCtcataaacattattattatcaccaaGACCAAGACGTCCATTTGTTCCTTCACCACATGCATATAATTTACCTTCTTGTGTTACAATAAATAGTGTCTTGCTACCACCAGCAATATGAAGTGGTTTTAATCTTGTCAATACATCACTATATactggtaatttaattttagaaccTTTTAAACCACCAAGTTGATCTTTGTCATTTAGACCCCAAACATAAACAGCTGTATGTTGATATTGATTTGTTGTATTACCAGTAGCATTTCCATTTCTTTGTGTTATCATTTGTTCTTGTACTGTTTCCCAATCAGATGCTAAAAATGACACTGACGTTgctaattgattttcaaataattttttttttccaataatatcTAAACTATGAATTTTACAATCAATACCACCATTACGACATTGTTTTATTGCAATTTCAATACATGGATAATATTCACGCATATTTTGTATTAGTGTTACATTTTCATCTGTATTTTTAACAGTTATTGTTGCTAgctcaattaaattattaaatgaattaccAGCATTTACAGAAATAACTGATGGCATGTAGCTACTGTCTTGTGGATTTACTGTAATTTTTAGTGATTCAATAAGAACACAAGGTAACATTTCTAATCTTATCCAATGTTTACCACGTGAACCACAACTTTGCCAGTATTTATCTGATTTATCAACGAGTCTTGTTGCCCAACTGTCTCTTGATGATACACTCAATGTTCTTATGCATTTTGACCAGTCatcaattaatgatgattcaGTAATATCTTGTCGATGATATCTACCTGGTTTACCAGCATATACAGCTGCTGAACCAGGCTCAGCAATACGATTAAAACCATGACGATGTCCACgttttgtataaaaacaattttcacaaagattataattatcacaaattttacatttaaatcttGAGCCAGATATTGgtgataaattacaaaaattacatGATACAGCATGATGACAAGATGGTAATCTTTCCATTTCCATAATACAACCAGTCCAATTTGTTTGTTGTGGAAAATCAACCGAAAcatctttatcattatttattattccagTTATAATACCAATACTTGCATGATTTACAGAGCCCCATTTATATTTTGGCATTGCAACAGATGCTTTAACTTTAACTTTATCACCAACTTTTAAAGCTGGTGGTCCTGGCAATGATGGTGGATGACCCAACAATTCAATATGAATAAATCTAACCCAATAAGTACCGTCTTTATGTTGCCATGCAACTTGAACATTTAAATCATGTAAACCTTCTGCATCAATTTTAACAACTTGACCAATATCACCATACTCAACTTCTTCATAACTTTTGCAGCATCTAACAAGCATACCTGCAGTGACATTGTCTCTGACATAAATAGCATACTCGTCAAATGAGAGAAAATCTGATCGTTTCATATAtactggtggtggtggaggtggcGGTGGTGGTAGTGCTAGTGGTGCTAGTGGTGAAGATTGTAATAATGATGCAGCTGGTACAACTGCTGCtgctgatgatgttgttgttggtggtgttgttggtgCTTGAATTGATGTAACATCTTCAGGATCATCACTTATAAATTCTGAATCACTATCTGAATCATCTGAACTTGGTGGAACTTCATCAATTTCAGAAAATACAGCATCAGCTTTTTCAAGTAACCAAGCAACAACTGTTTCTGGTGTTATATCATCAGTacctaaatttttaatagcatattcaactgattttttattaaaacccATTTCAATGAGTTGTGTAATTAttggatttatatttttattaatattattttgacgaCAATGTCTTTTTTGACTTGATGTCATTGATGCCATTGAATAATCTGAATTTGGTGTAACTGGTCCAGAACCACCACTTTGATGAATTGGAATGTGACGTAATTCAGATGCTAAATATTGTGATATTGCAAGTGCAACTCTTTCAAGTTCTTCAGGTTTGTATATTGGCTTTAATGGTTGTGGTTTAATTGCTCGTGAAAGAAGTTCTTGAAATAGTGTTTTTGGATGATGATTTTCATCTGTATCATCAGCAGTATCATCACTTCTTTCAATTTGTCTAAGTAAAACTTGACGTAAtctcatttgataatttaataatgttttaccGGCATTTAATGCTGCAAGTTGTATTTGTTGTGTAcgtaaaattgatgaattaacaACACCAGCAATAACTGGTATACCACCTGGACGACGATAATTCATTCTACTGTGTcctaataatatatttgtccATGCTCCCAATAATTGATCAGTCATTGGTAATCtttctaaatgaaatttattatcaatacaatTAACATTTGCAAATGGTACCTTAGTACGTGCACCAGATTGATTTTgcatttgtaatattaattttgaattatttgtaaatttacaaacaacaccagcttcatcatcaatttttactGTTTTACCAATTCGTAATCGTTCATCAagaccaccaacaacaacaagtgttGCAATAacattttgttgaatattggTACTGTGTTCGCCAccattttcattcatttgtaTATGAAAAAGTGGACCATCACTAAGTAAATCTGAAGCAagtgataattttgatgataaaaatgaatttaattcaatttgcCATTCTGTACACATGTGTAAATCTCTTATAAGACCAATTAGTTCTTCAGCAAGTGTTGAACTGTGTGATGCTGTTATTGATACACGACATTTATTTGCATGTAATTCACCAGTTAAACCAGCACTACAACTCAATGATATTTGAccaagtaatttaaatattttcaataaaaattgtctcATTTTTTGTGAATCTTCAGACCATGAACAGACAACtgtttttaataatctaatagctattatttgttttgtaatattaatttctttttcatcagcaacaatacttaataaaaaatcaatccaAGCTGTTGTACTTAATGCTTgacaaataattgatgaatttgatattgtttttaataaaccaaGTGTTGCCCAAGTTTCATGATATTCTTTTGCTAATTGTGTTTGTATACTTGAATCATTATTTCTACATGATGTTGATATTATTCCACGTATTGTTGATGTTAAAATTGTAACTGCTGATTTTTGTATTCCACCAGCATTTGTATTACACGAAagtagtaaaatttttaataaatttgttgatgcATTTTTAAGATAAGTTGTTGGATGTACATCACatgaaaattgttgatttattttacttgaatttattgGTGTTTCAATGTCTGAATCATTTTCTGGTGGTGTTGGTGTATCagctaattttaaatcatatttaCCTTCTTTTCCCATTCTATAAGAATTTGTCGTACAATTATCCCACTGTACTCTGATCCATCCATCTTCACCAAGTTCACCAATGACTCTTCCTTTACCAGGTGGTGTACCATCTTGTTCACCCCATTTCCAATCATTTCCACGTACAACTTTTGTACCAATTTTCATTAGTGCAGCAAGTTCAGCACCACTCATTTGTACTGCTGGTGGTCtacttttttcaataacatctTCATAAATGGCTGTAACATCTTGTTTAATATCTTCTGGTTCACCAGCAACTGGTGTTGTATTTGTTGTGTTACTTGTTGTATTAACAAATGGTCCAATTTGTCGTAGCAATGTTAAAATACTAGATATCAATCcagaatttattaaaagactCATTTCATTTGCATGATGATGATTTGTCAACATACCAAGTATTGCCAAGATAAATCTAGCTCTTGGTAATTTTCTTAGCCAAGTATAAGTACCCTGATTTAGACTACTTTTAACTTTACTCTCTTTGTATGGTGATTCTgcttgaataatatattttctcaatgatttaattgcccatgatgttattttttcttctgcaattattattttagcacGTTGATATGGTGTTACCAGTTGAATATTACTCAATGAATGAGTTGctgttattttgttattttgtaaatCATGATAGTCAAGTGTCAAACCAAGCCAaccatttaataatgaatatttaacagATGTTATTAAGCTttctttgtttaataattgacAAAGCATATTTATTCCATTTTCACGCATTTTAACTCGTTGAATTTGACAGTACATAGCACGTCTTAAATTCTCAACATTACCACCCTCTTCACTGacacaaaatttaacaatttcattcattaattttttttcatcttgatgtaatatttttgtttttaaattaatcatcattgaatcaattgtaatattttttttactactaaTATTAACTtgtgatgatgacgatgatgatgtcgttgctgatgatgatgttgataaatttaattgctcTTTTGGAAGTACAGtatcttgtatatttttattgattttattacgACTATTTTGTATTGATGTGTTGACAATATCATCAAGTTTTGCTGGTACAATtgtgtctttattttttttactcaatctaatattttttataacactcATAACAGCTCTCTTAAATCTTGGTactgtatataataattttaatttttgaaaaccTTTTGTTTCATTACTCGTAGCTGGTCTAACTTcgtacaataaaaaatgacatttttcTAAAACAGGAGCACAAATTTCTTTgtaacttttattttgttgttgacgTGTTCTAATTAAATTCCATTttgtttgatgaattaatttaataatatcaacaaaccATTTAGCATCATCTTCTGGTAATCCATGATCAATTAATCCAATTATTTGTTCACCAATATTAAGATGTTTTATAATAACAGCCATTAATAATCTACTTACTTCTCCAATTGGATGATCACCACTAAAATCAACATGTGACaatagattatttaatttactatatttatcaataattgataaaaatgtttgTACATGTGTATTTGTTTTATGATACTCAGCTAATGCTTGAATAAatgttgttgatttatcagcaataaattttttcgattgtGAATCTTTTGTTGTTGGCATTAGCGGTGAATAAATATCTGAATCAGTTGGTGAATTTGCTGGTGTTGAATTGTTACTTCTTGCTTCacatttttcttcttcatatGGATTTGGTGGTTGTAATATTTGTAGACCACCTTGAAGAAATTGACTATCAAGCCATTTACGTGCTTCTTCTTCAGCTGGTAATAATGGCATACTTTGACGCATTCTTCTAGCATGAAAACCAAGACTAAAACTTAATGCTCTTTCAGTATCAAGTAGCGAAAGACATATATCAATTATTGGTATTGTAAATTGTATTGAATTATCTGGTTCTGATTGACAATAATAACCAACAAAACATGATTCCATTGCAGCTGTATTTATCTgtgaatttgttgatgataaattatttttacttaaattACAAGATATATCTCGACCAAGTGTATAACGATGAAACATTTCAAGATTACAAGAACCTTCATGACAATAATCTTGTACATCATAAACAcgattattaataacaacccATAAACCACCATCACGATTATGATTTTCTAAATCAGCCCAACGTATTAATATTGGCTCTTcattttgtacaatttgttTTGTACAACAACTATTTACAATTGTTGCTGAATTACATTGtcctgataaattaatatttgttgattgttGTGGTGCAATTATACCAGGCCATGATAaatcatcagcatcatttttttcaattgtcggTGCAAAacgattaaatttatcaagtacaTCTAGAACTGGTGCAAGTGTATCCATCCAATTAATATTGTCCAATAAAATTGGAATATCAATTTGCAATAATACCAGGCATACAACAAGTTcaggaaataaattattaattatatcattttttaaaattgtcgtTACCATGACAAAATGCTTGACACTTATACTAGATATATCACAAGCAATTCTAAGTGTTTCATTAACATGATCACATATttgtgttatatattttttaaacaatgattCAACACCAATTAATTCACTATCATTTTTgtcatttgttgatttatacATTTGAGCTATTAATAATCGTTGCCATCGTAGCAACAAATTAATACTTGGTGAATTATATGTATcagatttattatcatcatttttatcatcaattaaatcatcattgtCATGTCGTAATTGTTCAAGTTTTGATTGTGTTATACAAGaaccatttttaattaattgtttgacTAGTTGTAGTAAtgatattgttatattatgttgttgttgtttttctgAATTCAATTCTTTGACTTGTTTTGTTTTTGGTAAAACTGCTGTTTCTTTTTCATCtgatatatcaataatttcaatgtcaATTGCTGCTTTTAATGCATGCTCAAGACCACCATCAGCCATTAAACTTGATACCAATAAATCAGCCATAAATTGTTGACCTTTATTGTAATAagattgatgattattattatcagttgtttcatcaatttttaattttgaatttggtAAAAATTCTGATAATGTTTTAGCTCTTTCATTTGCTGTTGGTAATAATACACTCCAGCCAGTTTGTAATACAGCTTGTGCGGCTTCTTGAATTGTTGCTAAAATACCAGCTCCACTTGCTAAACTAACACACTGATTTTTAAGTGAATCAAGTAGACTTGGAATACCACAAGTTGCTGATAATCCAACAGTTTTTGGATCAATTTTTTGTGAAATAATAGCATGTAATTGTAGTCGAAGAAGATTAAGTGTAGCAACAGCAAGACATTCACGATCTTGTGTTGGTGGTCGAGTACTTGGTAGACCTTCACATGATTTTGTAAGAAGTAcatcaagtaatttaaaagtttcttCACAAATATCAACGACAAATGGCACTCGAGATGCAACAGACCAAGTTGACAATGACCATGCAAAACTTTGTGTTGGTCCACAAACAAGaccaattacatttttattagttaatgCAACACACAGTGATGGTTTTGGCACAGTAAAACCAAGTGCTGGATCAATTTGACCATAATCATTACGACCCCAACCATAAACTTGCTGATCTTCAGTTAAAGCAAGTACCAAAACACTGCCAACTGataattctttaatttttttatctttaagtGCCTCAACTAACTTTGGATATCTCGTGTGTTCTTCATCACCATGACCAAGACGATAAGTACTTCCTTTTCCCCAAGTATAAACTTCACCATCAGCAGTTAATGCAGCTGAAAATTGACCACCACAATAAACCTTAACGACATTAATATCCAGCAATTCTTCAATCATTTTAGGTACTTTAGAACCATCAGATCCACCTCTTCCTAATTTTCCATAATCACCATCACCCCATGAAAATACAATTCCCCGTGCTGTTACACATAATGTTTGTGAATCACCAGATCCACAAGCAACATGAACAACAACATAGCCCTTCAATTCAACAACAAGTGTTGGCACCAATGTGTCATCACAATTACCATGTCCAAGTCTACCATAAATACCTCTTCCCCATGTATACAATTCACCAGATGCAGTTAAACACGCTGAATATGTACTACCACATGCAATAAATAcaacagattttttatttaatgcttcaattatttttggttGATCATATGAAACAGTATCACCATGGCCAAGTCTACCACCATCACCATTACCCCATGAAAATGTTATATCTTCTTCAGTCAATGCCATATAATGTTTACCATCTGCATGTGATGCAATCATTTTTACAGTATAATGCTCAaatgtatcaattttttgtgGATATTGTGTCTCTGATCCATAATGCATCATGTATACTTGACCACTTTGTGTTAGAATCATTAATGCACGTTCAGTACAACACAATTGTTTAACACCTAAATCACTTATTGCATCACAATAAAATGGTGATGTACCATTGCCAAATTTAACACCACCCCAGGCAAATACCTCTTGATATGTTTGactttgttgttgatttttaaaataacttgaatGAGTTTGTATTGGTGGTAAATATGGTGTTGATAAACGACTTAAATTAcacattataataattgctGCTTTACGTAAATCAACagcaataatatcatcatctggtaaatttaaatatttaagtaataCTTCACATGGACCAGGTATTATTTGTCtatcacattttttaatttttaatgatggtATTGAATTTAGTCTTTTTAATAATGGTACTAATGGTGCTGATGAGCCAGATGGTATAACACGattatcttgatttttattatttctttcattaatttgaaataataaaataactgaaTCAAGAAAACTTGATAATGTACCACGTTGAATAACAAGCTCAAGTAATAAACAAAGTGCAGTATGTTGATCAGATACTGGCACTTGGCACCATGATATATTACTTGATAAATCACCCGTTACAATTTGAcgtaaaaattttgttgatttatcaacGACTTCAAGCCATACTTGTGATACactattttcttcaaataatgttgcttCTGGTAGTGATTGTAATGTTTCTAATGATTCAGTTAATATTTCACTGCAAAATTCAATATCTTCACCTGATCGCCAGGCACGACGTAAATaagcaaatgaaaaattaaggGCAGCACGTGTACCAACTTTAGCAAGACCAACAGCTGcttcattatttgttttagttattttagatgttttatttgttaatgatgatgatgatgctgatgatgg harbors:
- the LOC122850074 gene encoding E3 ubiquitin-protein ligase HERC2; the protein is MSGQSNVVIVRPEARFDAKWLKTDLQNFLRRDRLAELWNGMVRDGEIVGSFFDGLFNSAGIISKKSQNGHYYCHHLALTCLCCDGICGPSSGCNCLPCQKLDEEEATRMSLADKSQLIPAQTIIDRWLWEDKPSIKDWNDCMDSLIKEQAILSNQVANSTLSSTRLRQRLVIARRYFTALSRQKIHDNNKKKTTINTTKSATVVNSISTSSKAQASSSTSPPSSASSSSLTNKTSKITKTNNEAAVGLAKVGTRAALNFSFAYLRRAWRSGEDIEFCSEILTESLETLQSLPEATLFEENSVSQVWLEVVDKSTKFLRQIVTGDLSSNISWCQVPVSDQHTALCLLLELVIQRGTLSSFLDSVILLFQINERNNKNQDNRVIPSGSSAPLVPLLKRLNSIPSLKIKKCDRQIIPGPCEVLLKYLNLPDDDIIAVDLRKAAIIIMCNLSRLSTPYLPPIQTHSSYFKNQQQSQTYQEVFAWGGVKFGNGTSPFYCDAISDLGVKQLCCTERALMILTQSGQVYMMHYGSETQYPQKIDTFEHYTVKMIASHADGKHYMALTEEDITFSWGNGDGGRLGHGDTVSYDQPKIIEALNKKSVVFIACGSTYSACLTASGELYTWGRGIYGRLGHGNCDDTLVPTLVVELKGYVVVHVACGSGDSQTLCVTARGIVFSWGDGDYGKLGRGGSDGSKVPKMIEELLDINVVKVYCGGQFSAALTADGEVYTWGKGSTYRLGHGDEEHTRYPKLVEALKDKKIKELSVGSVLVLALTEDQQVYGWGRNDYGQIDPALGFTVPKPSLCVALTNKNVIGLVCGPTQSFAWSLSTWSVASRVPFVVDICEETFKLLDVLLTKSCEGLPSTRPPTQDRECLAVATLNLLRLQLHAIISQKIDPKTVGLSATCGIPSLLDSLKNQCVSLASGAGILATIQEAAQAVLQTGWSVLLPTANERAKTLSEFLPNSKLKIDETTDNNNHQSYYNKGQQFMADLLVSSLMADGGLEHALKAAIDIEIIDISDEKETAVLPKTKQVKELNSEKQQQHNITISLLQLVKQLIKNGSCITQSKLEQLRHDNDDLIDDKNDDNKSDTYNSPSINLLLRWQRLLIAQMYKSTNDKNDSELIGVESLFKKYITQICDHVNETLRIACDISSISVKHFVMVTTILKNDIINNLFPELVVCLVLLQIDIPILLDNINWMDTLAPVLDVLDKFNRFAPTIEKNDADDLSWPGIIAPQQSTNINLSGQCNSATIVNSCCTKQIVQNEEPILIRWADLENHNRDGGLWVVINNRVYDVQDYCHEGSCNLEMFHRYTLGRDISCNLSKNNLSSTNSQINTAAMESCFVGYYCQSEPDNSIQFTIPIIDICLSLLDTERALSFSLGFHARRMRQSMPLLPAEEEARKWLDSQFLQGGLQILQPPNPYEEEKCEARSNNSTPANSPTDSDIYSPLMPTTKDSQSKKFIADKSTTFIQALAEYHKTNTHVQTFLSIIDKYSKLNNLLSHVDFSGDHPIGEVSRLLMAVIIKHLNIGEQIIGLIDHGLPEDDAKWFVDIIKLIHQTKWNLIRTRQQQNKSYKEICAPVLEKCHFLLYEVRPATSNETKGFQKLKLLYTVPRFKRAVMSVIKNIRLSKKNKDTIVPAKLDDIVNTSIQNSRNKINKNIQDTVLPKEQLNLSTSSSATTSSSSSSQVNISSKKNITIDSMMINLKTKILHQDEKKLMNEIVKFCVSEEGGNVENLRRAMYCQIQRVKMRENGINMLCQLLNKESLITSVKYSLLNGWLGLTLDYHDLQNNKITATHSLSNIQLVTPYQRAKIIIAEEKITSWAIKSLRKYIIQAESPYKESKVKSSLNQGTYTWLRKLPRARFILAILGMLTNHHHANEMSLLINSGLISSILTLLRQIGPFVNTTSNTTNTTPVAGEPEDIKQDVTAIYEDVIEKSRPPAVQMSGAELAALMKIGTKVVRGNDWKWGEQDGTPPGKGRVIGELGEDGWIRVQWDNCTTNSYRMGKEGKYDLKLADTPTPPENDSDIETPINSSKINQQFSCDVHPTTYLKNASTNLLKILLLSCNTNAGGIQKSAVTILTSTIRGIISTSCRNNDSSIQTQLAKEYHETWATLGLLKTISNSSIICQALSTTAWIDFLLSIVADEKEINITKQIIAIRLLKTVVCSWSEDSQKMRQFLLKIFKLLGQISLSCSAGLTGELHANKCRVSITASHSSTLAEELIGLIRDLHMCTEWQIELNSFLSSKLSLASDLLSDGPLFHIQMNENGGEHSTNIQQNVIATLVVVGGLDERLRIGKTVKIDDEAGVVCKFTNNSKLILQMQNQSGARTKVPFANVNCIDNKFHLERLPMTDQLLGAWTNILLGHSRMNYRRPGGIPVIAGVVNSSILRTQQIQLAALNAGKTLLNYQMRLRQVLLRQIERSDDTADDTDENHHPKTLFQELLSRAIKPQPLKPIYKPEELERVALAISQYLASELRHIPIHQSGGSGPVTPNSDYSMASMTSSQKRHCRQNNINKNINPIITQLIEMGFNKKSVEYAIKNLGTDDITPETVVAWLLEKADAVFSEIDEVPPSSDDSDSDSEFISDDPEDVTSIQAPTTPPTTTSSAAAVVPAASLLQSSPLAPLALPPPPPPPPPVYMKRSDFLSFDEYAIYVRDNVTAGMLVRCCKSYEEVEYGDIGQVVKIDAEGLHDLNVQVAWQHKDGTYWVRFIHIELLGHPPSLPGPPALKVGDKVKVKASVAMPKYKWGSVNHASIGIITGIINNDKDVSVDFPQQTNWTGCIMEMERLPSCHHAVSCNFCNLSPISGSRFKCKICDNYNLCENCFYTKRGHRHGFNRIAEPGSAAVYAGKPGRYHRQDITESSLIDDWSKCIRTLSVSSRDSWATRLVDKSDKYWQSCGSRGKHWIRLEMLPCVLIESLKITVNPQDSSYMPSVISVNAGNSFNNLIELATITVKNTDENVTLIQNMREYYPCIEIAIKQCRNGGIDCKIHSLDIIGKKKLFENQLATSVSFLASDWETVQEQMITQRNGNATGNTTNQYQHTAVYVWGLNDKDQLGGLKGSKIKLPVYSDVLTRLKPLHIAGGSKTLFIVTQEGKLYACGEGTNGRLGLGDNNNVYEPKLIPFLSQYVIKKVAVHSGGTYALALTQDSKVFSWGEGEDGKLGHGNRLSLDKPRLIEAFKSKRIRDIACGSSHSAAISSNGQLYTWGLGEYGRLGHGDTATQLKPKLVEALIGQRVIQVACGSKDAQTLALTEDGSVYSWGDGDFGKLGRGGSGGCYTPLLVDRLNGLGVVRIECGAQFSLALTKYGEVWTWGKGDYYRLGHGNDQHVRKPTIIEGLRGKKVTDVAVGALHSLAVTDTGQVYAWGDNDHGQQGNGTTIVNRKPSLVHGLEDIKVNRVACGSSHSVAWLLIDQPITNNQEPVTFTTAKDPLGQAFLGFKDTTDSSNSSSVNDKISRPSLSSIILSLESNVAKQQALQHVLNALYIIQARKAIVMSLKSHTSLEDKQDIITPQSETPTPSVNEVYQNVGEIAQGGGEAPASTSEVQPIASPRATPALEDYPSATIFPSMSSSASLSSKTSKMSASAAMSVIAATLTSNAQVVGEGTGNEPGLDEFTSQLTEEDARMLADLLKLAVANRIDEGGKETISSTLILLAKYNSKIKNMLLELCVTELEDTTTNSNCTNNVPQSVVQETPHPYIDDTTLTGHVKIPGAEALRIEFDRQCSTERRHDLLTIMDSASRVVAIKSGREWSEWATELRIQGDEIFWRFSSDGSVNGWGWRFAVHPILAILSPHELGSDRAVLSQPSIALAECLLDNSLIINSTDKNIISRLACTLAQCSQLSVLSAQQRIWALQKLQVVYANGAQGMRNDCQALASLLGSLPQALLRQYEYEDPAVRGGKQLMHSDFFKVLVALACDLELDSMPCCSEIHKWSWFKRYCVAARVAKTLINRTQLPKSFCTDVAKRINEMVITENNENDAVVENICNSNTSSSCSITTTITTIASNNNSNSTSITDIAKAHENHNFFKREHDQQLLMWLNRRPEDWTLSWDGSGAIYGWGHNHRGQLGGLEGAKVKLPSPCESLSALRPIQLAGGEQTLFAVTADGKIYATGYGAVGRLGIGGVDSVMVPTLIESIQHVFIKKIAVNSGGKHCLALSSEGHVYSWGEGDDGKLGHGNRVSYDRPKLIETLLGTDIIDIACGGHHSAAISCTGLLYIWGKGRYGRLGHGDSDDQTKPKIVTALQDYKVVDVACGSGDAQTLCVTDDDNVWSWGDGDYGKLGRGGSDGCKIPMKIESLAGLGVFKVECGSQFSVALTRSGAVYTWGKGDYHRLGHGTDDHVRRPRKVAALQGKKIISIATGSLHCVACSDKGEVFTWGDNDEGQLGDGTTSALQRPRLVHALQGKKITRVACGSAHTLAWSTTKATQSRLPATTPMEYDIVKDLPFSALHNRLVLLHHFAELLCPSLVMFPVSGNIGLNKLASLLVYSIKEATFRKVVQATMIRDRQHGPVIELNRIQVKRARSKGGLAGPDGIKSVFGQMVSKLSLLTQDVLFLPHRVWKVKFVGESVDDCGGGYSESIAEMCDELQNGSLPLFIPTPNGRDDNGTNRDCFLLNPMAKSTLHLNMFQFLGILMGIAIRTGSPLSLNLAEPVWKQLAGIPMTPADLTEVDRDYVPGLLCIRDMDPDEKVFQTLEMPFSTPSAVGHDVPLSNRYRKITLDNRHEYVKLALNYRLSEFDTQIKSVREGMSKVVPVPLLALFSGSELETMVCGSPDIPLGLLKSVATYKGLEATSPLAQWFWEVMEEFSNQERSLFLRFVWGRTRLPRTINDFRGRDFVLQVMDKYNPPDHFLPESYTCFFLLKMPRYSCKSVLQQKLKYAIHFCKSIDTDEYARVQAATNSDTDDTDSLASEEHTSL